AAACTAATACATacccaacaccaccaccctcgCACATCCACACGACTAGCGAATACTACAAAAGAATCAAGACACATATATACCAAATATTCTTACCtagaccaagaccaagataCATGACCACCAAGTGGCCAAGCGAGACAGCGCCTGCTTGCTATATCTATATCATTTCTACATATTTTGCCTCACAGTGGTTTGGACGCCACACTCAGCGATTGACTTAAAATCGGTGTTGGATATTTTTCATGGACAAAAATTCGGATAAGGTAGCATATCTGCATTGTGCGGGCGTCCTCTAGGATTTAAAGCCCAGTGGAAATTTGTTGGACAAGCTGTTTGATAGCGTAGCAATGAAACTTTTTTTCACCGCATTTACCCACAAGTTGTGCATGATCACATTGGAAGTCATGCGTGTTGTTCACATTAAACACTTGAATACTGTATCCATGTAATATTGCGCATCCCATATCTAcaacccaacgccatgaaGCCAAATAGCTTTTTCCCATCTGTGCCTTTTCCCCCTCATGCAACTACCGCAACTTAAATAAAAACAACCAGCCAGGCTATGATTACATTCCCATCTGATCTGACTATTGCCCTGCTCCTCCTCTATTGCTTTTAAACTTTCATTTCCTCTTTGAAAACGACTTGCCTACTTTCTGCATTTTTGAAGGCGGCGCTGCCTCAGCATCActttcttcctcttcgcccGCTGAATCATCTACATCCTCGTgatcaacttcatcttcgtccaaCGACTCCTCCGCCGCTTCACTATCATCATCCTCCTGCACATCCgaatcctcctcctcgtcttccgAATCTCCAATCCCATTAATCATgggaacatcatcatcctcatcatcatcccgTCTTGACCTACCGCCATTAGCGAGGTCCTTCCTGCTAATGGGGTCCGTCTCGCCCTCCACCCAGATaacatcgtcatcctcctcagcgTCGTCGCCAGGCCCCACGAGGCCAGTTTGTCGTTGCATCTTGCGCCGTAGCCTCATTTGCAGTTCCAGCATGTCGAGTTTACCCTTGAGCGCGAGGAGACTGTTCAGCCCCTTGGCTCGCTCTGCCAGCACCTTCTGCAGGTTATTCAGACTGTGTACGACTTTGGGCTGTGATGCCAGTGCGCCGCCGTGTGCGATGAGCGTCCATTGCACCCAGGCCATGAGATTTCCGGCGCGGCCGGGCCGGCGATATAACCGGGCGGcgagcttgttgaggagaATCCCGGCGAGGGAGCTGTCTATTGTTTCGATGGTATTTCGGACGGTGGTGACATCTGGGGTGTGCAAGCATGATTCGAGGAGTTCGGTGTCGTCCGTTTTTAGAGCCTGTGTCAAGACAGTGGTGAGAGATTGGTGAGAGGGTGGCACAATGGCCGTTCGGGCGGGTTGTGTCGTCACGGTTCCTGACATGGATTGCTGAAGGAGGGCTGGAACATCGATGGCGTCGTTTCCTCGTAAGAGCTCGCCgaatgatggtgatgttcCTTCCTCGTCAGACTCTTCTGCTTCCGCATCGTCATTTTTAGGCTTGCCGTTTAATTTGGTCACGACGGGTGCCTTGAGCGGCGGTTTATCGCCATTGGTCTGTTCTACCGCGGcggcgtcttcttcgtcggtAAACTCCTCGTCGCTGGCGGAATCAGAGGAGATTTCAATGGTTTCAACCTGCGAGCCTTGGACGACGTCAGGTGCGGCGACGGATGTCCGAGATTCGTCAATGGTGTTCTTTGTGGGGAGTTTTGCGGCCGATTTTACAACCGGCGCAgccagcttggctggcacTTTTCGCTTCGTCGACATG
The genomic region above belongs to Pochonia chlamydosporia 170 chromosome 2, whole genome shotgun sequence and contains:
- a CDS encoding small nucleolar ribonucleoprotein complex component (Utp5) (similar to Metarhizium acridum CQMa 102 XP_007808125.1), with protein sequence MSTKRKVPAKLAAPVVKSAAKLPTKNTIDESRTSVAAPDVVQGSQVETIEISSDSASDEEFTDEEDAAAVEQTNGDKPPLKAPVVTKLNGKPKNDDAEAEESDEEGTSPSFGELLRGNDAIDVPALLQQSMSGTVTTQPARTAIVPPSHQSLTTVLTQALKTDDTELLESCLHTPDVTTVRNTIETIDSSLAGILLNKLAARLYRRPGRAGNLMAWVQWTLIAHGGALASQPKVVHSLNNLQKVLAERAKGLNSLLALKGKLDMLELQMRLRRKMQRQTGLVGPGDDAEEDDDVIWVEGETDPISRKDLANGGRSRRDDDEDDDVPMINGIGDSEDEEEDSDVQEDDDSEAAEESLDEDEVDHEDVDDSAGEEEESDAEAAPPSKMQKVGKSFSKRK